The following coding sequences lie in one Polluticoccus soli genomic window:
- a CDS encoding dienelactone hydrolase family protein — protein sequence MSNEIEIPLSNVNLKGNLDLPQNFDSIIVFAHGSGSSRLSSRNIAVARFLQGVGFGTLLFDLLTEEEDRDYANRFDIPLLADRLVGVTNWLGDNESTAGKTIGYFGASTGAAAALIAAARLPGIKAVVSRGGRPDLAMPVLDRVNAPVLLIVGSLDTDVLELNRQAYEKLTRKKLEIVEGATHLFEEPGTMEEVMKLSAEWFEAYLRY from the coding sequence ATGAGTAACGAAATAGAGATACCCTTAAGCAACGTCAACCTGAAAGGCAACCTCGACCTGCCGCAAAACTTCGACAGCATCATTGTGTTTGCACACGGCAGTGGCAGCAGCCGTTTAAGCTCCAGAAATATTGCAGTGGCGCGTTTTCTGCAAGGCGTGGGTTTCGGTACGCTGTTGTTCGATCTCTTGACGGAAGAAGAAGACAGGGATTATGCCAATCGTTTCGATATACCACTGCTCGCTGATAGACTGGTAGGCGTTACAAACTGGTTGGGAGACAACGAAAGCACTGCAGGGAAAACTATAGGCTATTTCGGTGCGAGTACCGGAGCTGCCGCAGCACTGATCGCGGCAGCGCGCTTGCCCGGTATCAAAGCTGTCGTGTCCCGCGGGGGCAGGCCCGACCTGGCAATGCCGGTATTAGACCGCGTTAACGCACCTGTGCTGCTTATTGTTGGCAGCCTTGACACCGATGTTCTGGAACTGAACCGGCAGGCATATGAAAAGCTCACCCGTAAAAAGCTGGAAATAGTGGAAGGTGCAACGCATCTATTTGAAGAACCCGGTACAATGGAGGAAGTGATGAAATTATCTGCTGAGTGGTTTGAGGCTTATTTGAGGTATTGA
- a CDS encoding zinc ribbon domain-containing protein, with product MATVKDFSVEEKLTAVLTLQKIDSKIDEIKTLKGELPMEVKDLEDEIEGLQTRIQNIDAEINSINNFVEQKSNAKKEAQALIKKYEKQQDNVKNNREFEAINKEMELQELEVKLNDKHIKDAAIEQKEREVQRNRTQDKITDLEDALKAKKAELEKIIGETEKEEKALSAKSDEAKEKVDPRLLSAYERIRSSYRNGLAVVPILRDSCGGCFNVIPPQRQSEIRQHKKIIVCEHCGRILVDNDLNDAINVGK from the coding sequence ATGGCTACTGTTAAAGACTTTTCAGTTGAGGAAAAACTGACCGCGGTTCTTACCCTGCAAAAGATCGACTCTAAGATCGACGAGATCAAGACGTTGAAAGGTGAACTGCCTATGGAAGTAAAAGACCTCGAAGATGAGATCGAAGGCCTGCAAACCCGTATCCAGAACATTGATGCTGAGATCAATAGCATCAATAACTTTGTTGAGCAGAAAAGCAACGCCAAGAAAGAGGCGCAGGCGCTGATCAAGAAATACGAAAAACAGCAGGACAACGTAAAGAACAACCGCGAGTTCGAAGCTATTAATAAAGAAATGGAGCTCCAGGAACTGGAGGTGAAGCTGAACGACAAGCACATCAAAGATGCGGCTATCGAGCAGAAAGAGCGTGAAGTACAGCGCAACCGCACACAGGACAAGATCACTGACCTGGAAGATGCGCTGAAAGCAAAGAAAGCTGAACTGGAAAAGATCATCGGCGAAACCGAGAAAGAAGAGAAAGCACTGAGCGCGAAAAGCGACGAAGCGAAAGAGAAAGTTGATCCACGCCTGCTGTCTGCTTACGAGCGTATCCGCAGCAGCTACCGCAACGGACTGGCAGTAGTGCCCATCCTGCGCGATTCTTGCGGCGGTTGCTTCAACGTGATCCCTCCTCAGCGCCAGTCTGAGATCCGCCAGCACAAAAAGATCATCGTGTGCGAACATTGCGGCCGTATCCTGGTTGACAACGACCTGAACGACGCGATCAACGTAGGAAAATAA
- a CDS encoding cupin domain-containing protein has protein sequence MNTAQYWIDKLNLESHIEGGSFKEIYRSELVLSQLALTAHHHGDRSAMTSIYFLLQHGDFSAFHKIASDEIWHFYDGSPLCVYEITTDGTLEKHLLGKDIENGQQPVVIIKAGSWFGSRCEEPGGFTLCGCTVAPGFDFADFELADKEALQKEFPQHEDIIRQMTRRTNAE, from the coding sequence ATGAACACAGCACAATACTGGATCGACAAATTAAACCTTGAATCCCACATAGAAGGCGGCTCCTTCAAAGAGATCTACCGCTCAGAGCTGGTGCTTTCACAATTGGCGTTGACAGCACACCACCACGGCGACAGGAGTGCGATGACCAGTATTTACTTCCTGCTACAGCATGGTGACTTCTCCGCTTTTCACAAAATTGCCTCCGACGAGATCTGGCATTTTTACGATGGATCTCCACTTTGCGTTTATGAGATAACTACAGACGGCACATTAGAAAAACACTTACTCGGCAAAGACATAGAAAACGGCCAGCAACCGGTAGTAATCATCAAAGCTGGCAGTTGGTTTGGCAGCAGGTGCGAAGAGCCCGGTGGCTTTACCCTATGTGGCTGTACAGTAGCACCTGGATTTGATTTTGCCGATTTTGAATTGGCAGATAAAGAAGCACTGCAAAAAGAATTTCCGCAGCATGAGGACATCATCAGGCAGATGACGAGGCGAACAAATGCTGAGTAA
- a CDS encoding tetratricopeptide repeat protein: MAEDYYYETIHVSDTSISDSIVLTNFSYLVEHFPRSRFCTDAYYFLGQVHEKKGDDRLAISAYRRSILGQDEQLPPRDTVLSDFGTAVHSLKQLIDLYEKTGNYDSALYFLYAEDTALSIFHGCGTGEDLAREGSAIRRANLHLKLNQVRDAERLLLTYVPFTKRGYEGEYGASASERLSEIFSKYDNANTLNQQIEKAIENYSLDTVYDRTDTRQDTMVYCFFNFLGVKIGYFYRGLPGPYEDEVYKYSLELPSVSEKERIVAVLKKSELYRMVRQL; encoded by the coding sequence ATGGCTGAAGACTACTACTACGAGACGATACACGTTTCCGATACATCTATATCCGATTCCATAGTACTGACAAATTTTAGCTACCTGGTCGAACACTTTCCCAGGAGCAGATTTTGTACGGACGCATACTACTTCCTCGGTCAAGTGCATGAAAAAAAAGGCGATGACCGGTTGGCAATCAGCGCGTACAGACGTTCGATCTTGGGCCAGGATGAACAATTGCCACCCAGAGACACGGTGCTTAGTGACTTTGGCACTGCAGTTCATTCATTAAAGCAGTTAATTGACCTTTACGAAAAAACCGGCAACTATGATTCTGCACTATACTTTCTCTACGCTGAAGATACTGCGCTGAGTATATTTCACGGCTGTGGAACTGGAGAGGATTTAGCCCGGGAAGGCTCTGCGATCAGACGCGCAAACCTGCATTTGAAATTAAACCAGGTCCGCGATGCCGAAAGACTATTACTAACATATGTACCGTTTACAAAGCGCGGTTATGAAGGTGAGTATGGAGCCTCTGCATCGGAAAGGCTTAGCGAAATTTTTAGCAAATACGACAATGCTAATACGCTGAATCAACAAATCGAAAAGGCTATCGAAAACTATTCTCTCGATACTGTATATGATCGAACAGATACAAGACAAGACACAATGGTATATTGTTTCTTCAATTTCCTTGGAGTAAAGATCGGTTATTTCTACCGGGGCTTACCGGGCCCATATGAAGACGAGGTCTACAAATACAGTTTAGAACTTCCCTCGGTCTCAGAAAAAGAGCGAATAGTCGCTGTCCTGAAAAAATCGGAACTCTATCGTATGGTCCGGCAACTATAA
- a CDS encoding erythromycin esterase family protein: MHALRTSNDLTSLLEDMGDRRIVMLGEASHGTHEYYAWRTAISQRLIKEKGFNFIAVEGDWPDCYKINRHVKSYGDTPHDIEEVLKTFDRWPTWMWGNWEIAALADWLRQHNRSFTMDKMVGFYGLDVYSLWESMTVMMNYLEKEDPIAARAVKKAINCFEPFNESEQSYARFTLNNLGCSKELLAMLKEIRTKAQFLDGDREAGFNAEQNALIAVNAERYYRSMMSFDNESWNIRDRHMMETLDRLMKFHGKNAKAIVWEHNTHIGDARATDMSRAGMVNIGQLAREEYGEEDVYLVGFASYGGTVIAGNEWGAPMKIMQMPDAKAGSIEADLHRKEEGDHYLLFSEEKNHSYQTEINHRAIGVVYNPAMERSGNYVPSVLSRRYDAFMYLDKTMALHPLHLHPDRHKLPATYPFNL, translated from the coding sequence ATGCACGCTCTTCGTACATCCAACGATCTAACCTCGTTGCTCGAAGATATGGGCGACAGGCGTATAGTGATGCTTGGCGAGGCCTCTCATGGTACTCATGAATATTATGCGTGGAGGACAGCCATTTCTCAAAGGCTGATAAAAGAAAAAGGATTCAACTTCATTGCAGTAGAAGGCGATTGGCCCGATTGCTATAAGATCAACCGGCACGTAAAATCTTATGGCGATACGCCGCACGATATTGAAGAGGTCTTAAAAACTTTTGACCGGTGGCCTACGTGGATGTGGGGCAATTGGGAGATCGCCGCTTTGGCCGATTGGTTGAGGCAGCACAACCGTTCGTTTACTATGGATAAGATGGTTGGTTTCTACGGTTTGGATGTGTATAGCTTATGGGAGTCGATGACCGTCATGATGAACTACCTGGAAAAGGAAGATCCTATAGCAGCCCGTGCGGTCAAAAAAGCTATCAATTGTTTCGAGCCCTTCAATGAAAGCGAGCAATCATACGCCCGTTTTACGCTGAACAACCTCGGCTGCAGCAAAGAGTTACTGGCCATGCTAAAAGAGATAAGAACGAAAGCTCAGTTCCTGGATGGCGACAGGGAGGCCGGGTTTAATGCAGAGCAAAACGCACTGATCGCTGTCAATGCCGAACGATATTACCGAAGCATGATGAGCTTTGACAACGAAAGCTGGAACATCAGGGACAGGCATATGATGGAAACCCTTGACCGGTTGATGAAGTTTCATGGTAAAAATGCGAAAGCCATCGTTTGGGAGCATAACACACATATAGGCGATGCCCGGGCCACGGACATGAGTCGGGCAGGCATGGTGAATATTGGCCAGCTGGCGAGGGAAGAATATGGTGAAGAAGACGTTTACCTCGTCGGTTTTGCATCCTATGGTGGAACTGTAATAGCAGGAAACGAATGGGGAGCACCGATGAAAATCATGCAAATGCCAGACGCTAAAGCCGGAAGCATTGAAGCAGACCTGCACCGAAAGGAGGAGGGTGATCACTACCTGTTATTCAGCGAAGAAAAAAACCATAGCTACCAAACAGAAATAAATCACCGTGCAATCGGGGTCGTCTACAATCCGGCAATGGAACGATCTGGCAATTATGTTCCGTCTGTGCTTTCCCGGCGCTACGATGCATTTATGTATCTCGACAAAACCATGGCGCTTCATCCGCTCCACCTTCATCCAGACCGGCACAAATTACCGGCAACCTACCCGTTCAATTTATAG
- a CDS encoding phosphoribosyltransferase, whose product MYEDRIEAGFVLAEQLEKYRNQDAVILTIPRGGVPVAYPIARQLGFPVDLLLIKKLGHPTQPEYAIGAVSLSDVVVARDEYVDPSYIEEATREIRERLKEMYQKFRGNRQPENLTGRIVIIVDDGIATGRTLLSGINFIKKNNPAKIVIAVPVAARGSLELLAPMVDEIICPLVPDRFFGVGGFYLDFSQTTDEEVVDYLSKLSNDQAA is encoded by the coding sequence ATGTACGAGGACAGAATCGAGGCGGGATTTGTACTTGCAGAGCAGCTGGAAAAATACCGGAACCAAGACGCTGTTATCCTGACCATACCGCGGGGCGGTGTGCCGGTGGCGTATCCCATCGCCAGGCAATTGGGTTTTCCTGTAGACCTATTGCTGATCAAAAAACTCGGGCATCCTACCCAGCCGGAATATGCAATTGGTGCAGTAAGCCTGTCGGATGTTGTGGTTGCACGCGATGAATATGTTGACCCATCTTACATTGAAGAAGCAACCAGGGAAATTCGTGAACGGCTGAAAGAGATGTATCAAAAATTCAGGGGTAACCGACAGCCGGAAAACCTAACGGGACGAATAGTGATCATCGTGGATGATGGCATCGCTACGGGGCGAACGTTATTGAGTGGAATCAACTTCATCAAAAAAAATAACCCCGCGAAGATCGTGATCGCTGTGCCTGTTGCTGCAAGGGGCTCACTGGAGCTTCTGGCACCAATGGTAGATGAGATCATCTGTCCGCTGGTGCCTGACCGGTTTTTTGGTGTTGGTGGGTTTTACCTGGATTTTTCGCAAACTACAGATGAAGAAGTAGTTGATTATTTATCAAAATTGTCGAACGATCAAGCAGCCTGA